In the Deferribacter desulfuricans SSM1 genome, CAGATCAGATTAAAAGCTTTATCTTTAGGGAGTTATCGAAAGTTAGAAAATCAGGCTTTACTATTGCACCTGAGGCTGGCTCACAAAGGTTAAGAAATATTATTAATAAAAACTTAACGGAAGAAGAAATAATTGAAGCAGTGAAATTAGCAAAAGAGGGCGGCTTTAATCATGCTAAGCTATATTTTATGATTGGACTCCCTTTTGAAGAAATCTCTGATGTTATCGCTATAGCAGATTTAGCATATAAGATAAAAAAAATAGTTGGAAAACGATTTGATATTTCAGTTTCTGTATCAAATTTTGTTCCAAAACCTCATACACCTTTTCAATGGTGTGGCCAAGATAACTATAAAAATTTAGAGTATAAACAAAACTTGTTAAAAGAAGAGTTTAGAAAACGAAGGATAAAACTAAAATTACATGACATTGGTCAAAGTATTCTTGAAGCTTGTTTTTCTAGAGGTGGAGATGAACTTAATAAAATTTTATATGATGCCTTGAGTGAAAATATAATTTTCGATGGATGGAGTGAGTTTTTTAATTTTAAAAAGTGGGAACAGATTTTTAACAAAAATGGCTTAAACATCTATGAATATGCATCACAACTATTTGATTTAGAAGATAATTTACCATGGGATCATATTGATACTGGTATTTCTAAAGATTTTTTAATCAAAGAATATCGTAAATCATCTAATGGGTTAGTTGTTAATGATTGTAAAACTGATAAATGCTATAACTGTGGGGTATGTGATTTTAAAAATATAAAAAATATATTTGCTAAAGATTATGAGCAAAAATCTAAAGATATTAAGATTGATAATAATAAATTTAATAAATATTTGATAACTTTCGAAAAAGTAAATGATTCAATATTTTTTTCTGCTCTTGATACTTCACGATATTTTCAACATATATTTTTAAAAAATGGTGTTAATCTAAAATTTACTCAGGGATTTAATCCACAGCCTAAAATAAATTACATTTACCCTTTACCTTTAGGTATTAAAGGATTAAATGAGCTTATGATTATAGAATCGGACAGTACTGTATTAGATTTAAAAGGTTATATGGATGAAATTGGATTTAAAATTAAAAATATTGAAATGTTAGAAAATAAAATTTTTGATATATGTGTTCAGGAATTTATTTTTGATAACGATTCATTTGCCTTTATAAAAAATTTATGGGATATTGATAAGTTGTATTATAAAAAAGTCACTAAAAAGGGGAAAGAAAAAATTGTCAATTTAAAAGATTTTTTAGTAAAAATGGATAACAATTTTATTTCAGTAAAGATTTCTCCGACAGGGAGCTTTAATTTTCTTGATTTTTTTAGATTTTGGGATTATAATATTTCTAAATTAGAATTATTGAGAATAAATATATACCCAATAAAATAAGTCAAAGGAGCCGAATATGTTTAAAGAAAAAGCAATCGAAGCAATGAAAAGAGCTGGCTACAAACTTACAAAACCAAGGATGTGGATTGTTGAGTATCTTGATGGCAATAAAAATCACCCATCTGCAGTTGAGATCTATGATGATTTAAGGAGAGAAAATAAACAATTCTCATTTGCTACAATCTATAATACATTAGACACACTCGTAAAATCTGGTGCTATTAAACAGATTACAGTTGATCCTTCTTGCAGTAGGTTTGATCCAGATACTTCTGATCATGGACATTTTGTTTGTAGCGTTTGCAAAAAAGTTTATGATCTTGAAAATATAGAGGTAAACTTTGACAACGATATAATTGCCGAAGTTGAACATATTGATTTACATATAAAAGGTGTTTGTAAAAATTGTAAAAAGCAGTAGGAGGTAAATTTATGGCTGTATTTAAATGTACCAAATGCGGTTATGAAAAAGAGGGTAGGTGTAAACCAAGAAAATGTCCTGAATGTGGTTCTCAAGGAACTTTCGAAAAAAAAGAATAATTTTGAGCGAGGAATTGTTACCTCGCTCTATTTATTTAAATGTTATCATTTTTAGAAAAAATTTATCATTATTATAATCGAAAAGAATTTATCTCAACAGATCCTATTATTTATCCTCATACTATCAAAGGTGATATTGAGTTTATTGCGTTTATATCATCAATCTTTGCTTATGGAAGAGTCGCGTCTATAAACAAATTTTTAAAACTTTTCTTTGATTTGTATGGTTTTTACCCTAATAGAGTAAAAACGAAAAAAAATATATATTATCGATTTCAATCAAGTGATGATATTTATAATTTTTTAAAT is a window encoding:
- a CDS encoding TIGR03960 family B12-binding radical SAM protein — its product is MTLFHKNELLLVSKPSRYLGKEINSFNKTDYKVHFCLVFPDVYEVGMSHYGLKLLYENLNSQKDIFCERFFMPWIDAISTFNKDIFISLESKTPLSNFDILGFSLQYELSYTNMLFILNKSEIPIKSAERTDQHPLIIAGGPCTVNPAPVKDYIDVFFIGEMDEKLSEILNSYKNKSFKNRLEKLKFFDSFEFTYVPSLNPDKKIKRFIYNKFSEEGFIKAPLVPNFSVVHDRISLEISRGCTRGCRFCQAGFIYRPSRERDVKSLINNALVQLENSGYFEISFLSLSAADYTKLEELLDKLNSIVYDKNVSVSLPSVRADQIKSFIFRELSKVRKSGFTIAPEAGSQRLRNIINKNLTEEEIIEAVKLAKEGGFNHAKLYFMIGLPFEEISDVIAIADLAYKIKKIVGKRFDISVSVSNFVPKPHTPFQWCGQDNYKNLEYKQNLLKEEFRKRRIKLKLHDIGQSILEACFSRGGDELNKILYDALSENIIFDGWSEFFNFKKWEQIFNKNGLNIYEYASQLFDLEDNLPWDHIDTGISKDFLIKEYRKSSNGLVVNDCKTDKCYNCGVCDFKNIKNIFAKDYEQKSKDIKIDNNKFNKYLITFEKVNDSIFFSALDTSRYFQHIFLKNGVNLKFTQGFNPQPKINYIYPLPLGIKGLNELMIIESDSTVLDLKGYMDEIGFKIKNIEMLENKIFDICVQEFIFDNDSFAFIKNLWDIDKLYYKKVTKKGKEKIVNLKDFLVKMDNNFISVKISPTGSFNFLDFFRFWDYNISKLELLRINIYPIK
- a CDS encoding Fur family transcriptional regulator yields the protein MFKEKAIEAMKRAGYKLTKPRMWIVEYLDGNKNHPSAVEIYDDLRRENKQFSFATIYNTLDTLVKSGAIKQITVDPSCSRFDPDTSDHGHFVCSVCKKVYDLENIEVNFDNDIIAEVEHIDLHIKGVCKNCKKQ
- a CDS encoding RCKP-type rubredoxin-like domain-containing protein; this translates as MAVFKCTKCGYEKEGRCKPRKCPECGSQGTFEKKE